One Halobacterium wangiae genomic window, CGACGCGGCCCGCGAGCGCGGCGTCGCCGTTCGCGACGCGACGACGTTCCGGGGGCTGGACGCTCACGTCCGCGTCGCGGTCCGCACGCCCGCGGAGAACGACGAGTTGCTGGCGGTGTTAGGGGATGTTTGAGACCGTCGTCGCGGACGACGTCCTCCGCCTCCGGCGACCCGCGACGCGCTGGCTCTCGACGGGGTGGGATGGCGGCTTCGTCGAGGCGGACGCCGCGTACAACGTTACTGTCCCCGAGGGCTGGCACTGTGAGGACATCGGTGCGTACGTCGCGGAGCGCCTCGCCGCGGCGGGATTCGACGACGAAGCCACGGGACCAGTGTTGCTGACTGGCGTCGCCCAGCGACACGCCCGCGGCGCGGCCTGTGGACCGGTCACGGCAGTCGTGACGGCGGGACTCTCGAACCCCGCGTCGCTCCCGCTGGACCCCGCCGGTGGGGAGTTGCCGGCCGACACCGAACCCGGTGCTGGGACGGTCAACGTCTTCGTCGGTACGGACCGCGCGCTCGACGACGCCGCACTCGCCAACCTCGTCTCCGTGGCCACGGAGGCGAAGACGGCGACGCTGCTCGGCGAGATGGGGTTCACCGGCACCACGACGGACGCCGTCGTCGCCGCCTGCGACCCGGCGGGCGAGCCGGCGCCGTTCTCCGGAAGCGCCACCCGAGTCGGTGCGGCGGCACGAGCAGCGGTGCGGGAGGCGGTCTCCGCGAGCGTCGAGTCGCGGTACGCCGAGGAAGGGGTGGCCGACTCGGTCGCCGACGCGGAACACGGCGTGCGCACGGACGTGCGAGCGGACGTCTTCGTGCCTGGAGAGCGGTAGCTTGCCGTCGCGCCGACTACGGTGGAGACGAGTGGGACGGCGGTATGAACCAGATACGGGTTTAGCGAATCCGTTCAGGAACGGGTTCAGTAATCCTCGACTGAACGGAACTCGTCGGCGGCGATCGCGTCTCTGACCGCCTCGAGGTCCGCCTCCGGCACGTCGCTGGGGTACTTCCGCTGGAAGTAGCCGACGATGTTCTCGACGTCGCGGTCGAGCAGTTCGCGGGCGTTCTCGTGGTCGGTCGGCGTCGCCTGCGGCCAGTCGAACAGCACGATGCCGTCCTCGCTCACGAAGACGTTGTACTCGCTGACGTCCGCGTGCACGTAGCCTGCGCCGTAGGCGGCCGCGACCTCCCGGAGGATCAGGTCGAGGACGCCGCTCGCCTGCGCGGGGTCGAGTTTCGCCTTCGACAGCTCCGTCCCCGTCATCTTCTCCATCACGATGGCGTGGCGGTTCTGGTCGACCGGTCGCGGGACGTTGACGTCCGGGTACAGCGTCTCCAGGGCGTCGTACTCTCGTTCTGCGGCTTTCCGCGCGGTGTACTGCCAGGAGACGTGTTCCTTTTCGCTGGTGTAGTCCCGGCCGCGGTGGACCTCCCGGAACTGGGTGTACCCCTCGCGGTGGAACTTCAGGGCCATCGGGCGGTAGGACTGCACCTCGTAGACGTCGCTCTCCTTGCCGACGCCGAGTGGGGCGCCGAACCCGTCGACGGTCTCCCGTTCGGCGAACGTGTGCAACGCGAGCGCGTCGTAGCCCGCGAACGTCAACTGGACGCCCTCGTACTGGATGGTCTTCCGCTCGAGGAACTCCAGGTCGAGCATCCGGTCGAGGCGGTAGTCGACCTCTTCGGCGGTGAGACGGGAGAACTCCGGGAGCTTCTCCCGGTTCACCCACCGCGAGAACCGCATGCCGTGTTCGACGCCCGAGAGGAGGTGGAAGTCCTCGGGGTCCAGGTCCGCCATCTCGGCGGCGACGTTCCGAACCATTCGTCGGCGAGTAGTCGCGGCCCGGGTATAAGCCCCGCGGAGCCGAACCCTGTTCCGGAACACGCGACCCGATATAAATAACTCCGCTATCGCAGAGAATCGACTTCCTCGGGCGTTCTCTCAAGCCATGGATTTCGGCGGCGTTTCGGCAATAAACTCCATTCCACGATATAGAAATTTTGGTGGGCGCCGATTTCGCCACTCCAACCGAAGACGCTCTACTGGGCTGACAGCGTCTGTCCGGCCCGCTACGGCGAACTCGTCGACGAGAAGGCGCTCTGCTCGGATCACTGACGAACGACCCTCTGGCCGCCACAGTGGGTCCGTAGCCGGGTGCACAAGCGTTAATTCCCTGGTACAGTAAGATTCGAGTTGATGGGGTTATCCGTACCTACAGCCGCCGCTGAGGCCTGTATCGCCCTGTTCACCCTGCCAGTTGTCGGCGTCGAACTGGGCCAGATGGAGGTCACCGCGCTCGGTGTCCTCCTGATCCTGCTACTCCTCGTCGGGTCGGGATTCTTCTCGTCCTCAGAGATCGCGCTGTTCTCCCTGCCGACCCATCAGGTCGACGCGATGGTCGAGGAGGGCAAGCGTGGTGCGCGGGCGGTCAAGTCCCTCAAAGAGGACCCCCACCGGTTGCTCGTGACCATCCTCGTGGGGAACAACATGGTCAACATCACGATGTCCTCTGTCTCGACGACCCTCGTTGGCTTGTACTTCGACGCGGGCACGGCAGTAGTCGTCTCGTCGCTCGGTATCACGTCGATGGTCCTGATCTTCGGGGAGAGCGCACCCAAGTCCTACGCCGTCGAGCACACGGAACTGCACGCGCGGCGGGTCGCCCGGGGGCTGAAGGTCGTCGAGAAAGTGCTGTGGCCGCTCATCACCCTGTTCTACTACCTGACGACAATCGTGAACAAGGTCACCGGCGGCAGTGCGTCCATCGAGTCTACGTACGTCACTCGCGACGAGATCCGGAACATGATCAAGACCGGCGAGCGCGAGGGCGTCCTTGACGAGGAGGAGCGGCAGATGCTCCAGCGAACGCTCCGCTTCACCGACGCCACCGCCAAGGAGGTGATGACCCCCCGCCTCGACGTGATGGCCGTCTCCACGGACGCGACCGTCGAGGAAGCCATCCGGAACTGCATCCAGTCGGGGCACGCCCGCCTGCCGGCCTACGAGGGCTCGCTGGACAACGTGACCGGTATCTTCGACATCCGCGACCTGGAGGACTCCGACTACGACGCCTTCTCCGACCTCGAGGTCGGGGACGTGGTCACGCCGACGCTCCACGTCCCGGAGTCGAAGAACGTCGACGAACTCCTCTCGGAGATGCGCGAGAACCGGATGCACATGGTCATCGTCATCGACGAGTTCGGCGCCACCGAGGGCCTCATCACGATGGAGGACCTCCTCGAGGAGATCGTCGGCGAGATCCTCGTGGGCGACGAGGAAGACCCCATGGAGTTGGTCGACGACGACACGATTCTGGTGGACGGCTCGGTCAACATCGAGGAGGTGAACGAGGCCCTCGACATCGTGCTGCCGGAGGGCGAGGAGTTCGAGACCATCTCGGGGTTCATCTTCAACCGCGCCGGCCGCCTCGTCGAGGAGGGCGAGGCGTTCGAATACGAGAACGTGACGCTGCGCGCCGAACAGGTGGAGAACACCCGCATTAAGAAAGTCCGTGTGACCGTCGACCGCGACAGCGTCGACCCGGTCGAGTAGGTGTCGCCGGACGGCGAGCGCGAATTCGATGGGAGTCCTGCTCTCTGGACGGTGGTGAAAACCATTAGGGGTCCGCCTTGCGTACCCAACCGCATCGAGGCATGTACGAGAACATTCTCCTCCCGTACGACGGAAGCGAGGGCGCCGCCGCGGTGCTCCACCACGCCGCCGAGATCGCCCACTGGGCGGACGCGACCATCCAGGTGCTCTACGTCGCCGACACGACCCGCGACAGCGTCACCGTCGTCGAGGGCCACACCGTCGACGTCCTCGAACAGGAGGGCGAGGACACCCTCGAGGAGGCCGCGAAGACCCTCGACACACTCGGGGTGTCCTACGACACCGACGTCGTCCAGGGGAATCCGGCCCCGACCATCGTCGAGTACGCCGAGCGATACGACCAGGACTTGGTCGTGATGCCGACGCACGGCCGGGAGGGGGTCTCCCGGTACCTCATCGGGAGCGTCTCGGAGAAGGTCGTCCGCCTTTCCTCGGTCCCCGTGCTCACCGTCCGCATGAAGCCCGACGAGACGCTGGAGTTCCCCTACGAGAACATCCTCGTTCCGACCGACGGGAGCACCGCTGCGACGCACGCGGCCGGCCATCTCGTCGACCTCGCGGCGGCGCTCGACGCGACCGTCCACGTCCTCTCCGTCGTGGACGACGCGACACTCGGGCTGGACGTCCGGTCGGCGAGTGCTGGGAAGGAGAGCGAACAGGCCGCGACCGACGCCGTGGAGACCGTCGTCTCGGAGGCCGAAGCGCGAGGAGTGACCGACACTGTCCGCCACGTCGAACACGGAGACCCCGTCGCAACGATCCTCGACTGCATCGAGTCCAACGACATTCACGCCGTCGGGATGGCGACGACTGGGCGCCGTGGCACGGACCGGATCCTGCTCGGGAGCGTCGCCGAGAAGACTGTGCGCTCCGCACCGGTCCCAGTCTTGACCGTCGCGGAGCCGGAGTGAACCCCGTCGGGGCGCGGTTCATCGCTGCTGCGTCCGGACTCCGGCGGGTTCGACGGCGACAGCTAGACGAACTGCTTTTGGCGCTCCCAGCGAACTCCCTGCTATGACGATGGCCGGCGAGTGGCGGCTGATCCGCGAGGAGGCACGCGACGGGCCGATGCAGATGGCCCTCGAGGAGGTCGCCGCGGAGACGGCGGCCGACGGTGGGCCCCGCACCGTGCGCGCCTACCAGTGGTCGCCCTCGACGCTGTCGATGGGCTACCGCCAGGAAGCCGAGTCGGTGGACTGGGGCTTCTGCGAGCGCGAGGGGATCGGTGTCACCCGCCGCCAGACCGGGGGCGGCGGCATCTACCACGACGAGTTCGGCGACATCTCCTACAGCATCGTCGCGCCCGCCGCGGAGCTGCCGGGCGACCTGATGGACTGCTACGAGGTGCTCTGCGAGCCGATCCTGGACGCGTTCCACGAGATGGGTGTCGAAGCCGATTTCGTCCCCGAGAAACACCCCGTGCTCCACGAGCCCGCCTGCTACCTGCGCGCGCTCCACCCGGCCCACGACATGGTCGCGAGCGGCCGCAAGATAGCCGGGAACGCCCAGTACCGCACCCGCGACGCGGTCATCCAGCACGGCTCGCTGTCGTACGCGCTGGCGCCGGAGCGCCACCTCGGGGTGTTCGCGGCGCCGGGCGTCGACGAGGCGGGGTTCCGGGAGCGCGTGACGAGCATCCGCGAGGAGGCGGGAATCGACAGAGAGGAGGCGGTCGCCGCGGTCGAAGACGCGCTCGCGACGTGGTGTGACGCCAGCGAGGGGGCGTGGACCGAGGCGGAACTCGGGGCGGCTCGCGAGCTGGCCGACGAGAAGTACGCGACCGAGGAGTGGACCCGCGAGCGGATCAGCTGAAACCGAAGGACTCCGGCTCGTCGCCGGAGAGCTCCTCGACGGCGGCTCGAATCTCGTCGAGTGGCGGCTGGTCGCGGGTCGGGTCGAGGGGGTGTTCGCCGACCCAGCGGTACTGCACGACGCCGTCGGAGTCTACGAGGAACACCGACCGCTTCGAGCGCGGGAACACGCGGAACGCCCGGTAGGTCACGCCGAACGCGTCCGACAGCTCGAGGTCGCGGTCGGAGTACAGCGGGAACTCGAGGTCGAGGTAGTCGATGAACCGGTGGTGCGTGCTCTCCCTCGACTTGCTGGCGCCGACGACGCGGAGGGCGTCGTTCGACGCGAACCAGCCATAGTCGCGGAACGAACACCACTCGTTCACGCAGTCCGGGCTGAAGTCGTTCGTGTAGAAGACCACGAGCAGTGGGCGGTCGTCGTACAGGTCGCCCAGCGGCGTCACCTCGACGTCCCCGTCCACGGCAACCAGCGGCACCTCGACCTCCGGCACGCGCTCCCCCTCGGCCAACGCTCCGTCTTCACTCATGGCCGATTCAGGGGACTGGGAGTCAAAAGGTGTTGTGCCGCGTTCGAAGCCTCTTTGACGGTCCGGGCGAACGGCAGCGTATGCGAGTAGGTGCACACGTCTCTATCGCGGGCGGCGTCGACAACGCCGTCGACAACGAACTGGACGTCGGAGGCAACTGCGGACAGATCTTCACGCACTCCCCCCAGGTGTGGCAGGACCCGAACGTCGGCGACGACGAGGCCGAAGCGTTCCGCGACGGCACCGCGGCGAACCTCGACGGGCCGTGGGTCATCCACTCCTCGTACCTCGTGAACCTCTGCACGCCGAAGGACGACCTGCGTGAGAAGTCCGTCGACAGCATGCAGAAGGAGGTCGACGCGGCCGCGAAACTCGACATCGACTACGTGAACGTCCACCTCGGCGCCCACACCGGCGCCGGCGTCGAGCAGGGTCTGGACAACGCCGTGAGCGCACTCGACGAACTCGACGTCCCGGACGGCGTCACCGTGCTCGTCGAGAGCGACGCCGGATCGGGGACGAAACTCGGCGGCGACTTCGAGCACCTCGCGTACGTCCTCGAGGAGTCCGCCCAGGACCTCGAGATCTGTCTGGACACCGCCCACGCGTTCGCCGCGGGCTACGACCTCTCGACGCCCGCCGGGGTCGAGGAGACGTTCGCGGAACTGGACGAGACGGTCGGCGTCGAGAACCTCGCCTGCGTCCACCTCAACGACTCGAAACACGAGTGTGGCACCAACAAGGACGAGCACGCCCACATCGGCGAGGGCCTCATCGGCGAGGACGGCATGTCCGCGTTCGTCAACCACGACGTCGTCGTGGACAACGACGTCCCGCTCGTCCTCGAGACGCCCAACGAGGACGGCAAGGGGTTCGCGTGGAACATCGACCGCGTGCGGGACCTCCGCGAGAGCAGTCTCGCCGAGACCTGAACAGGGTCGTCCTTCCGTCGGTCAAACAGCCGTTTCACTCTCGAACGGAACTAAGTCGGTGTGCGCGCTACTACCACCTGCGCCCGCCGCGCCATCCCCCTGCCCCCCAACTGCCTGAACCCGACACCATGGGGCGCGAGGCGGGCCAGTTGCCGAACCCGTCAGCTTTTGCCCCTCCCCCGTTTTCCTCCGTCCGTGCGCCGCTTCAGCGCCGACTACCTCGAGGAGACCCGTCGCGGCATGTGGAGCGAGCGCGACGCGCTCGACGCGCTACAGCTCCCCTCCCGCGAACGCGTCCTCGACGTCGGCTGTGGGACCGGTGAACTCGCTGCCGTGTTCGCCGAGGAGTCCGACGCCGAGGTGCTCGCACTCGACGCCGACCGTACACTGCTCTCCCACGTCGAGGCGGACGGCCGACTCCTCGGTGACGCCACGCAGCTCCCGCTCCACGGGGACACCTGCGACCTCGTCGCCTGCCAGGCCTTGCTCATCAACCTCCCGGACCCGCTCGCCGCCGTCGAGGAGTTCGCCCGCGTCTCGACGGACCTCGTCGCCGCCGTCGAACCGGACAACGCCGCGGTCAGCGTCGACTCGACGGTCGCGGCCGAGTCCGCGCTGACCCGACGCGCCCGGGAGGCGTACGCGGCCGGCGTCCCCACGGACGTGAGCCTCGGCGCCGACGCCGCCGACATCTTCGAGCGCGCCGGTCTCGCGGACGTGACGACGACGCGGTACGACCACGTGCGCGCCGTCGAACCGCCGTACAGCGAGGACGACCTGGAGGCGGCGGCGCGGAAGGCGACCGGCGAGCGACTCGCCGAGCAGCGACCGACGCTCGCGGCGGGCGGGATGGGCGACGACGCGTACGACGAACTGCGCGCGGAGTGGCGGGAGATGGGGCGCGCGGTCGTCGACCAGATGCGCGAGGACGCCTACGAGCGCGAGGAGCGCGTCCCCTTCTTCGTCACGGTCGGTCGCGTCCCCTGAGCGCGCTCTCACCCCGCCGCGGACGTGACACCGAGTGAACAGAACGACGGTTCTGGGAACCCTTTTCGGACCACTCTGTGTCGTCGGGAGCATGGACCCCCGTATCGAGGACCACGCGGAACTGCTAGTCGACCACTGTACTGACGTCCAGCGAGGCGACATGGTGGCGGTGATGGCGCCGCCGGCGGCCGCCGACCTCGAGGTCGCCATCTACGAGGCGCTCGGCGAGCGCGGTGCGATGCCCATCGGCCTCAGCCTGCCGAGACGAGCGATGCGCGCGTACGCCGCCGCCATCGACGCCGACGACGTCCAGATGATGGACCACGCGCTGGCGTTCGTCGAGGAGACGGACGTGATGATCGGTATCCGGGGAGCGGCGAACGTCTCGGAGATGAACGGCCTCGACCCGGAGGAGATGCAGGCGTTCGCGAAGGTCCAGAAGCCGATCCAGGACGCCCAGATGCAGTGCCGGTGGGTCGGCACCCAGTTCCCGGCGCCGGGGAACGCACAGAAGGCCGAGATGAACACCGACGACTACCGGGACTTCGTCTGGAACGCGGTGAACAAGGACTGGGACGAACAGCGGGAGTTCCAGGCCCAGATGGTGGAGATCCTCGACGACGCCGAGGAGGTACGCATCGTCTCCGGGGAGGAGACGGACCTCACGATGAGTGTCGCCGGGAACCCCACGAAGAACGACGACGCGGAGCACAACCTCCCGGGCGGCGAGGTGTTCACGGCGCCCGTCCCGGACAGCGTCGAGGGGACCGTCTGCTTCGACAAGCCCGTGATGGGGATGGGCCGCGAAATTCGGAACGCCTCCCTCGAGTTCGAGGGCGGCGAGGTCGTCCACCACGACGCCGAGCAGAATGCCGACGTGCTGGCCGGTATCGTCGGGACCGACGAGGGAGCCAAGCGCCTCGGCGAGCTGGGCATCGGGATGAACCGGGACATCGACCGCTTCACGTACAACATGCTGTTCGACGAGAAGATGGGTGACACCGTCCACCTCGCCATCGGTCGCGCGTACGCCGAGACGGTCGGCGAGGGGAACGAGCAGAACGAGTCTGCAGTCCACAAGGACATGATCGTGGACATGAGCGAGGACTCGTTCATCGAGGTTGACGGCGAGGTCGTCCAGCGCGACGGCACGTTCGTGTTCGAGGACGGGTTCGAGGGGTAGCACGGTTCGGAGCGAGCGAGAACCGCGGGAACGCCGACCCACTCTCGTCAGATCGGGAACAGAAAGGCCGTTCGGCGAGCTTTTATTCTGGCGGGGGACCGTCTCCGCGTATGGACGAGAGAGTCCGCCGACACGCGGAGATCCTGGTCGAGTTCTCCGCCGAGGTGGAGCGAGGAGACATGGTCCAGATTCACGCACCGAAGGAAGCCGAGGACCTCGTCGTGGCGCTGTACGAGCAACTTGGCGAGGTGGGCGCACGCCCCACGACCCACTGGCGCCTCGGCCCCGCGTCACGGGCGTACAGCCTTGCGATGGACGCCGAGGATTACGTGACCAAGGAGCACGCGCTCGCCGAGATGGAGGAGACTGACGTGGTGTTCCTGATCATCGGGGGCGGGAACCCCTACGAGACGACCGACGTGCCGCCGTCGAAGAGCCAGGCGGCGGGCCGCGCGAACAAGCCCATCTTGGAGGAGCGCCTCGACAAGCGCTGGGTAATCACGACCCACCCGACGGCCGCCGGCGCACAGGAGGCCGAGATGAGCACCGCCGCCTACGAGACGCTCGTCTACGACGCGATGGACAAGGACTGGCAGGCCCAGTACGAACACCAGGCCCAGATGGTCGAGATTCTCGACGACGCCGAGGAGGTACGCATCGTCTCCGGGGAGGAGACGGACCTCACGATGAGTGTCGCGGGGATGCGGGGCGCCAACGACTACGGGAAACAGAACATGCCGGCCGGCGAGGCGTTCACCAGTCCGGTGCCGGACAGCGTCGAGGGGACTGTACGCTTCGACAAGCCACTGCTGCGACAGGGCAACGAGATAGTAGACGCCTACCTCGAGTTCGAGGGCGGCGAGGTCGTCGACTTCGAGGCGGCGAAGAACGAGGACGTCCTCGAGGGAATCCTCGACACGGACGAGGGTGCGAGGCGTCTCGGCGAGCTGGGCATCGGGATGAACCGGGACATCGACCGGTTCACGTACAACATGCTGTTCGACGAGAAGATGGGTGACACCGTCCACCTCGCGGTAGGTGCCGCCATCGAGGAGTGCGTCCCCGGGGGCATGGAGTTCAACGACTCCGCGGTGCACGTCGACATGATCGTCGACATGAGCGAGGACTCGTACATCGAGGTCGACGGCGACGTGGTGCAGCGCGACGGCGCGTTCAGATTCGAGGAGTAGCGTGGTTCGCAGCGAGTGAGCGAAGCGAACGGGTGAGAGCTACGGAAACATCGAACGGTGGACGCAGTGAGCCGTGAGGACGGGTTCGAGGGGGAGCTGTTCTCACCGCAGGCTCCCGCGACGCGAACCGGGCAGCGGCCCGGGAAAGGAGGGCCTAGTCGTCCAGGTTCGAGTCGTCTCTGTCGGGGCCGCCCGATCCGGAGTCACCGAAGTCCGAGCCGCCGGTCCCCGAGTCACTGAAGTCGGTGTCGTCGGTCTCCGAGCTGCCGAAGTCGGAGCCGCCGGTTCCGGAACTACCGCTGCTG contains:
- a CDS encoding adenosylcobinamide amidohydrolase is translated as MFETVVADDVLRLRRPATRWLSTGWDGGFVEADAAYNVTVPEGWHCEDIGAYVAERLAAAGFDDEATGPVLLTGVAQRHARGAACGPVTAVVTAGLSNPASLPLDPAGGELPADTEPGAGTVNVFVGTDRALDDAALANLVSVATEAKTATLLGEMGFTGTTTDAVVAACDPAGEPAPFSGSATRVGAAARAAVREAVSASVESRYAEEGVADSVADAEHGVRTDVRADVFVPGER
- a CDS encoding serine/threonine-protein kinase RIO2, translated to MVRNVAAEMADLDPEDFHLLSGVEHGMRFSRWVNREKLPEFSRLTAEEVDYRLDRMLDLEFLERKTIQYEGVQLTFAGYDALALHTFAERETVDGFGAPLGVGKESDVYEVQSYRPMALKFHREGYTQFREVHRGRDYTSEKEHVSWQYTARKAAEREYDALETLYPDVNVPRPVDQNRHAIVMEKMTGTELSKAKLDPAQASGVLDLILREVAAAYGAGYVHADVSEYNVFVSEDGIVLFDWPQATPTDHENARELLDRDVENIVGYFQRKYPSDVPEADLEAVRDAIAADEFRSVEDY
- a CDS encoding hemolysin family protein; protein product: MGLSVPTAAAEACIALFTLPVVGVELGQMEVTALGVLLILLLLVGSGFFSSSEIALFSLPTHQVDAMVEEGKRGARAVKSLKEDPHRLLVTILVGNNMVNITMSSVSTTLVGLYFDAGTAVVVSSLGITSMVLIFGESAPKSYAVEHTELHARRVARGLKVVEKVLWPLITLFYYLTTIVNKVTGGSASIESTYVTRDEIRNMIKTGEREGVLDEEERQMLQRTLRFTDATAKEVMTPRLDVMAVSTDATVEEAIRNCIQSGHARLPAYEGSLDNVTGIFDIRDLEDSDYDAFSDLEVGDVVTPTLHVPESKNVDELLSEMRENRMHMVIVIDEFGATEGLITMEDLLEEIVGEILVGDEEDPMELVDDDTILVDGSVNIEEVNEALDIVLPEGEEFETISGFIFNRAGRLVEEGEAFEYENVTLRAEQVENTRIKKVRVTVDRDSVDPVE
- a CDS encoding universal stress protein translates to MYENILLPYDGSEGAAAVLHHAAEIAHWADATIQVLYVADTTRDSVTVVEGHTVDVLEQEGEDTLEEAAKTLDTLGVSYDTDVVQGNPAPTIVEYAERYDQDLVVMPTHGREGVSRYLIGSVSEKVVRLSSVPVLTVRMKPDETLEFPYENILVPTDGSTAATHAAGHLVDLAAALDATVHVLSVVDDATLGLDVRSASAGKESEQAATDAVETVVSEAEARGVTDTVRHVEHGDPVATILDCIESNDIHAVGMATTGRRGTDRILLGSVAEKTVRSAPVPVLTVAEPE
- a CDS encoding lipoate--protein ligase family protein; its protein translation is MTMAGEWRLIREEARDGPMQMALEEVAAETAADGGPRTVRAYQWSPSTLSMGYRQEAESVDWGFCEREGIGVTRRQTGGGGIYHDEFGDISYSIVAPAAELPGDLMDCYEVLCEPILDAFHEMGVEADFVPEKHPVLHEPACYLRALHPAHDMVASGRKIAGNAQYRTRDAVIQHGSLSYALAPERHLGVFAAPGVDEAGFRERVTSIREEAGIDREEAVAAVEDALATWCDASEGAWTEAELGAARELADEKYATEEWTRERIS
- a CDS encoding redoxin domain-containing protein yields the protein MSEDGALAEGERVPEVEVPLVAVDGDVEVTPLGDLYDDRPLLVVFYTNDFSPDCVNEWCSFRDYGWFASNDALRVVGASKSRESTHHRFIDYLDLEFPLYSDRDLELSDAFGVTYRAFRVFPRSKRSVFLVDSDGVVQYRWVGEHPLDPTRDQPPLDEIRAAVEELSGDEPESFGFS
- a CDS encoding deoxyribonuclease IV, whose amino-acid sequence is MRVGAHVSIAGGVDNAVDNELDVGGNCGQIFTHSPQVWQDPNVGDDEAEAFRDGTAANLDGPWVIHSSYLVNLCTPKDDLREKSVDSMQKEVDAAAKLDIDYVNVHLGAHTGAGVEQGLDNAVSALDELDVPDGVTVLVESDAGSGTKLGGDFEHLAYVLEESAQDLEICLDTAHAFAAGYDLSTPAGVEETFAELDETVGVENLACVHLNDSKHECGTNKDEHAHIGEGLIGEDGMSAFVNHDVVVDNDVPLVLETPNEDGKGFAWNIDRVRDLRESSLAET
- a CDS encoding class I SAM-dependent methyltransferase; this translates as MRRFSADYLEETRRGMWSERDALDALQLPSRERVLDVGCGTGELAAVFAEESDAEVLALDADRTLLSHVEADGRLLGDATQLPLHGDTCDLVACQALLINLPDPLAAVEEFARVSTDLVAAVEPDNAAVSVDSTVAAESALTRRAREAYAAGVPTDVSLGADAADIFERAGLADVTTTRYDHVRAVEPPYSEDDLEAAARKATGERLAEQRPTLAAGGMGDDAYDELRAEWREMGRAVVDQMREDAYEREERVPFFVTVGRVP
- a CDS encoding aminopeptidase yields the protein MDPRIEDHAELLVDHCTDVQRGDMVAVMAPPAAADLEVAIYEALGERGAMPIGLSLPRRAMRAYAAAIDADDVQMMDHALAFVEETDVMIGIRGAANVSEMNGLDPEEMQAFAKVQKPIQDAQMQCRWVGTQFPAPGNAQKAEMNTDDYRDFVWNAVNKDWDEQREFQAQMVEILDDAEEVRIVSGEETDLTMSVAGNPTKNDDAEHNLPGGEVFTAPVPDSVEGTVCFDKPVMGMGREIRNASLEFEGGEVVHHDAEQNADVLAGIVGTDEGAKRLGELGIGMNRDIDRFTYNMLFDEKMGDTVHLAIGRAYAETVGEGNEQNESAVHKDMIVDMSEDSFIEVDGEVVQRDGTFVFEDGFEG
- a CDS encoding aminopeptidase, whose translation is MDERVRRHAEILVEFSAEVERGDMVQIHAPKEAEDLVVALYEQLGEVGARPTTHWRLGPASRAYSLAMDAEDYVTKEHALAEMEETDVVFLIIGGGNPYETTDVPPSKSQAAGRANKPILEERLDKRWVITTHPTAAGAQEAEMSTAAYETLVYDAMDKDWQAQYEHQAQMVEILDDAEEVRIVSGEETDLTMSVAGMRGANDYGKQNMPAGEAFTSPVPDSVEGTVRFDKPLLRQGNEIVDAYLEFEGGEVVDFEAAKNEDVLEGILDTDEGARRLGELGIGMNRDIDRFTYNMLFDEKMGDTVHLAVGAAIEECVPGGMEFNDSAVHVDMIVDMSEDSYIEVDGDVVQRDGAFRFEE